AGGCTATGTGCGGCGGTACGACAACAACGCGCAGCTCGTCAAGCAGTTCACAGACCTTGGTGAATTCGGCGCCTTCTATTATGCCCGCGCCTCCAGTATCCGCCGGATCGGCAATCCCGGCGGCTGGTTCGCCGACAGGTCGCGTTCCGGCGGCGGGCCTGTCATTGATATCGGCGTTCATGTTGTGGACCTGTGCTGGTATCTGATGGGTCGTCCCAAGGTGAAATCCGTCTCCGCCAATACCTACTATCAGCTGGGCAACCGGTCGAATGTAGAGCATCTGGCGGCGTACCGGGCTGCCGATTATGATGCTGCCGCAAGCTCGGTGGAGGATATGGCCAATGCGCTGATCCGCTTCGAGGGCGGGGCTTCGCTGATGCTTGACGCCAGCTTCACCCTGCATGCCAAGGAGAACAAGACGGCGATTCAGCTCTACGGGGACAAGGGCGGCGTTGAGGTTGACCCGGTGCTGTCCTTCACCACGGAGAAGAACAATACAATTCTCAACACCACACCGCAGACCACCCATCCCGGTTTTCATCTGGATACCGCCTTCCAGAATGAGATTGATCATTTCATTGAATGTGTGCAGCAGCGCCGCGAGCCGCTGAGTCCGGTATCAGACGGCGTAGAGATTATGCGCATGCTGTGCGGGATTTACGAATCGGCGGAGCTTGGGAAGGAAATCGTATTTTGAAGGAGTGATAATATAATGAAGCTTGGCGTTAGCACTTACAGCTTATATAAAGCGATTCAGAGCGGAGAGATGGATGTTCTGGATGTCATCGAATGGACGGCAGCGGCAGGCGGGGAGCATGTGGAGCTGGTGCCGATCGGCTACGATCTGCACAAGCAGGACGGGCTTGCCGAGCGAATCCGCAGCAAAGCGGACGAATGCGGCATTGCGCTGTCCAACTATGCCGTCCGCGGCAATCTGATTACCGACAGCGAAGCGGAGTATCAGGCCGAGCTGGCCCGGCTGAAGACGGAGGTGGACATGGCGGCCCGGCTCGGGGTGAAGCTGCTGCGCCATGACGCGGCCACCCATCCGGACACCTCCATCCGGCATTACCGGAAGCAGTTCGCCCGGCTCACGGAAGGCTGCCGGGAGATTGCCGATTACGCGGCAGGCTTCGGCATTACCACCAGTGTGGAGAACCACGGCTATTTCCTGCAGACCAGCGACCGTGTGCTTGGACTGGTGGATGCCGTTGACCGGGACAACTTCCGCACTACACTGGATGTTGGCAATTTCGTCTGTGCCGATGAAGACCCGCTGGCGGCCGTCCTGAAGAATGCGCCGTATGCTTCCATGGTGCATTTCAAGGATTTCTACATACGCCCGGGGGACCGTGATCCCGGCGGCGGCTGGTTCCGCAGCACCGCAGGGCGTTATCTGCTGGGAGCCGTTGCCGGGCATGGCGATCTGGAGCTGGCGGCCATTACCGCAGCCGTCAAGCACTCCGGCTACGACGGGTATATCTCCATTGAGTTCGAAGGGCGTGAAGAATGCAAGGCAGGGACGCAGCTGGCCCTGGAGAACGTCCGTCAGCTGTGGGAGCAGGCATAGGCGGGAGCTTCGCTCCCTGCCAAACCATAAGAAACGGGGATGGACATGAACATACTGGTATTTTATGACGATACATTTCCTTACTCGGGTGACAGGCCCTCCCGCAGCATTCTTGATGGCATAGGTCAATGGGCTACGGTGTCGGATGCGTCGAAGCTGGCGGATAACCTCCAAGCTGGCGGATGGGATGCGCTGGTTCAGCTGCATGGCCCCTACTTCCCCAAAGCCGCCTGGAATGAAATCCATGCTTACCTGCTCGGCGGCGGCGGGCTGCTGCATACCGGCGGGGTTCCGTTCCGTGAGCCGGTATCGGTGTCAGCAGGAGCCGGAGGCTGGGAGGTAGAGCGTCCGCAGGTGGCTTACCACCAGCTGCTGAACATTCATGATGCGCTGGCGGTCAGTCCGGCACAGGTCGCAGCCTTCAAGGCCTCCTCCGAACACCCGCTGCTGGAGAAATACGTGGAGCTGTTCACGGCCAAGCCCACCTGGGGACTGACGCTGCATCCTACTAAGACCAGCGATATCCCCGAGGAGATGGGCGCCGGCGGTCCGATGGATATGTTCATCTATCCGCTGCTGACCGGGGTGGACCGTACCGGGCGGGAGCGCTCCGCTCCGGTTGTTCTGCTGGAGCTGTATAAGGGAGACTACGCCGGAAGCCGGTGGATATTGATTAATCAGGAGCTGGATGAGCATTTCTGGAGTACAGGCGGGACTGCTCTGCTGCGCGAGCTGGCGGAGTATACCGCTCAAGGCGCCACCGAAATATGGCTGAGAAGCAGCTTCGCCTCGTATGAGCCTGGAGAGCAGGCACTGTTGACCTTGCAGCTGCAATCGTTATCACGTACTTCTGCGCCGGATGCCAATTGGCAGTTCCGGCTGGAGGTCAGCAAGGACGGAACCGGCGAAGTGCTGTGGGAGGCGCAGGCAGAATTGAACGCCGGACCGGCGGCACCGGATTTGCAGTTTGTGCGTTTGCCGGTTCCGCTGCGCATTGAGTCTGGCCTGTACCGTGTGAGTTGTACTGCGGAGTCCTCGCGCGGTGAACGGCGCAGGCTGAAGCAGGCTTTCTGGGGAATGGACCGGGCGCTTCTGCAGAGCGGGGAGCCGCTCCGCACGGACCGCGATTATTTCACCCGGGGCGGCAAACCGGTGCCCATCGTGGGCATGACCTACATGACCTCGGATGTCTCGCGGAAATTCCTGCAGCTGCCGAATGTGGACCGCTGGGAGGCGGACATGGCGGAGATGAAGCGTGCCGGGATCAATCTGATCCGTACCGGAATCTGGACCGGCTACCGGATGATTATGTTCGCGGACGGCCATGCCGCTGAGGATGTGCTGCGCGCGGTGGATGCCTTCGTACTGACTGCTAAGCGCCATGAACTGGAGGTAACGTTCACCTTTTTCTCCTTCGCGCCGGAGGCGTGGGAAGGGGAGAATCCTTATCTGGACCCGCGGTCTGTCAAGGCACAGCAACGGTTCATTGCCTCCATCGTCTCCCGCCAGAAAGGGACGACCAATGTGCACTGGGACCTGATCAATGAGCCGTCGCTGTTTCATCCGCGCCGTGTATTTGAAGGGCCGTACACGGCCGGAGACCGCTTCGAGCAGGCGGCATGGAGCGAGTGGCTGAGGGTAAAATATAACAATGACATCGCTGCACTTCAGGAGTGCTGGAATATGACGCCCGGCCAGCTGCCTTCATTCGAAGCAGCACTTGCGCCGGACCCGAATGACACGTACTTCCAGAGTGTGGTGCAGCCGAAGAAGTGGCTGCGCTGGACGGATTATTCCCTGTTCAGCATGGATATGCATAACCGCTGGGCCTCCGCACTGATCGCAACGATCCGCCGCTCAGACCCGGCCCACCTGGCAACCGTGGGCCAGGATGAGGGCATCTGCTCGCAGCGGCCTTCGCCGTTCTTCTATGGGGAGACGGTGGATTATACGACTGTGCATACCTGGTGGCAGATGGATCACCTGGGCTGGGACGGAATCTTTACCAAGACGCCGGATAAGCCGAATCTGACCCAGGAGACCGGCATTATGCATGTCCAGCGTCCTGACGGTATCGCCAAGCGGACGGAAGAGGAGCTGCGCAACATTCTGGAGCGCAAATACGCCTATTCCTTCTCGACAGGCGGTGCGGGTGCGGTGCAGTGGATCTGGAACACCAATTACTTTATGAATAACGCCAATGAGTCCAATATCGGCGCCCTGCGTGCTGACGGAACCCAGAAGCCGGAAGCGGATGTCTCTTATGATTTCGGCAGCTTCATGGCGGAGATCGCCGGGCTGTTCGAGTCGCGGGAGCTGGAGGAGATTGCGGTGGTCTACCCGTTCTCGAATGACTTCTCGAACCGCAAGCTGGCCTTCGAGGCCACCACCCAGGCGGTGCGGGTATTGGCCTTCGGCATGAATGTGCATCCGCGCGGAGTCGGCGAATATCATCTGGAGGCCTTGCAGCGCCATCCGGCCAAGCTGATTATCGTGCCAAGCGCACATAACTTTGCGGATGAAGCCTTCGGTCAGCTGCTGGAGCTGGCCCGTCAGGGCAGTACAGTGTTATGGAGCGGCCCGCTGCGGCTGGATGAGCATTGGGGACCGGCCGGGGATCGTCTGCGTGAGGAGCTTGGCGGGCTTGAGCACGGCAATATTCTGCGCGAGGAGATGCTGAAGATAGGCGGGGAGCATTTCCCGGCAGCCTTTGGCCAGAAGAAAATCGGCACTCTGGCTGTGGAACGGCCCGAAGGAAGCGGCGGAGCGCAGGAGGTGCTGGAGGTTGCCATTGGAGCCGGCAAATTCCTGTACTGTCCGCTTCCCGTAGAGCTGAATGAGCGCTGGGAGCCGATTCAGGCGCTGTATGCCTCAGCGGTCAGCGATGCCGGGATCGAGCCGGAGCTGGACTGGCTGCAGGGGGGAGCGCTGCCGGGCGTTTACGGGCGCAAGCTGGCCTTTGCGGGCGGCAGTCTGTACATTTTCGTGTCCGAATTCGGCAGCGATGCCGATATTAAGGTGCGCGACCCTAAGCAGGGGACAACGTATGCCTTCACGCTGGAACGGGAGCGGACCGTGATGTTCGCCGCCGGTCTTGACGGGCAGCTGCTTGCAGTCTATCGTCCGCAGCAGGTGCAGATCCGGGTGGATTTGCCGTAAACTGGAGACATAAGGCGAAGAGAAAGGGTGAACAATAATGGGCTTATCCAACAAAATCGGCGTGATCGCCGACAGCTTCGGCAAGGATCTGCGCAGCAATCTGCGGATAGCGAAGGAGATTGGAGCGGAAGGTGTTCAGCTCTGGGCAAT
This region of Paenibacillus sp. FSL K6-1096 genomic DNA includes:
- a CDS encoding sugar phosphate isomerase/epimerase, with the protein product MKLGVSTYSLYKAIQSGEMDVLDVIEWTAAAGGEHVELVPIGYDLHKQDGLAERIRSKADECGIALSNYAVRGNLITDSEAEYQAELARLKTEVDMAARLGVKLLRHDAATHPDTSIRHYRKQFARLTEGCREIADYAAGFGITTSVENHGYFLQTSDRVLGLVDAVDRDNFRTTLDVGNFVCADEDPLAAVLKNAPYASMVHFKDFYIRPGDRDPGGGWFRSTAGRYLLGAVAGHGDLELAAITAAVKHSGYDGYISIEFEGREECKAGTQLALENVRQLWEQA
- a CDS encoding Gfo/Idh/MocA family oxidoreductase, which gives rise to MSKVKIGIVGVGTISELHLNAYRSNPHVQICAVCDLNEERAKQAADKYGAAKTYTSYREMFAQAGIDAVSICTWNNTHEDIAVAAVQAGIDVLLEKPLTTNVESALRMEEAVNKSGQILQVGYVRRYDNNAQLVKQFTDLGEFGAFYYARASSIRRIGNPGGWFADRSRSGGGPVIDIGVHVVDLCWYLMGRPKVKSVSANTYYQLGNRSNVEHLAAYRAADYDAAASSVEDMANALIRFEGGASLMLDASFTLHAKENKTAIQLYGDKGGVEVDPVLSFTTEKNNTILNTTPQTTHPGFHLDTAFQNEIDHFIECVQQRREPLSPVSDGVEIMRMLCGIYESAELGKEIVF
- a CDS encoding glycoside hydrolase encodes the protein MNILVFYDDTFPYSGDRPSRSILDGIGQWATVSDASKLADNLQAGGWDALVQLHGPYFPKAAWNEIHAYLLGGGGLLHTGGVPFREPVSVSAGAGGWEVERPQVAYHQLLNIHDALAVSPAQVAAFKASSEHPLLEKYVELFTAKPTWGLTLHPTKTSDIPEEMGAGGPMDMFIYPLLTGVDRTGRERSAPVVLLELYKGDYAGSRWILINQELDEHFWSTGGTALLRELAEYTAQGATEIWLRSSFASYEPGEQALLTLQLQSLSRTSAPDANWQFRLEVSKDGTGEVLWEAQAELNAGPAAPDLQFVRLPVPLRIESGLYRVSCTAESSRGERRRLKQAFWGMDRALLQSGEPLRTDRDYFTRGGKPVPIVGMTYMTSDVSRKFLQLPNVDRWEADMAEMKRAGINLIRTGIWTGYRMIMFADGHAAEDVLRAVDAFVLTAKRHELEVTFTFFSFAPEAWEGENPYLDPRSVKAQQRFIASIVSRQKGTTNVHWDLINEPSLFHPRRVFEGPYTAGDRFEQAAWSEWLRVKYNNDIAALQECWNMTPGQLPSFEAALAPDPNDTYFQSVVQPKKWLRWTDYSLFSMDMHNRWASALIATIRRSDPAHLATVGQDEGICSQRPSPFFYGETVDYTTVHTWWQMDHLGWDGIFTKTPDKPNLTQETGIMHVQRPDGIAKRTEEELRNILERKYAYSFSTGGAGAVQWIWNTNYFMNNANESNIGALRADGTQKPEADVSYDFGSFMAEIAGLFESRELEEIAVVYPFSNDFSNRKLAFEATTQAVRVLAFGMNVHPRGVGEYHLEALQRHPAKLIIVPSAHNFADEAFGQLLELARQGSTVLWSGPLRLDEHWGPAGDRLREELGGLEHGNILREEMLKIGGEHFPAAFGQKKIGTLAVERPEGSGGAQEVLEVAIGAGKFLYCPLPVELNERWEPIQALYASAVSDAGIEPELDWLQGGALPGVYGRKLAFAGGSLYIFVSEFGSDADIKVRDPKQGTTYAFTLERERTVMFAAGLDGQLLAVYRPQQVQIRVDLP